From one Coffea eugenioides isolate CCC68of chromosome 11, Ceug_1.0, whole genome shotgun sequence genomic stretch:
- the LOC113754000 gene encoding uncharacterized protein LOC113754000: MATSKSDMKGFFKQKKKSGGITKAKAKSSSTKKSLSPKRSATYGSDITQPAALISHGFPDIEDDYDEKEEVLRQFDMNMAYGPCLGMSRLARWERAKSLGMNPPEDIGHLLKAGKVGAECLWEGRV, translated from the exons ATGGCAACATCAAAATCAGATATGAAGGGCTTCTTCAAGCAAAAGAAGAAGTCTGGTGGCATAACAAAGGCGAAGGCCAAATCATCATCTACAAAGAAATCTCTGTCTCCAAAGCGCTCAGCTACTTATGGCTCTGACATCACTCAACCTGCTGCTCTTATCTCACATGGTTTTCCTGACATTGAAG ATGATTATGATGAAAAAGAGGAAGTTCTCAGGCAATTTGACATGAACATGGCATACGGACCATGCCTTGGGATGAGCAGGCTTGCTCGCTGGGAGCGTGCCAAATCCTTGGGCATGAATCCTCCTGAAGATATAGGGCATCTCTTGAAAGCTGGCAAAGTTGGAGCTGAATGTTTGTGGGAAGGGCGTGTTTAG